In Ostrea edulis chromosome 6, xbOstEdul1.1, whole genome shotgun sequence, a single window of DNA contains:
- the LOC130047285 gene encoding uncharacterized protein LOC130047285 encodes MGVEIYETIQDELDLDLNQVTFFSDSKVVLGYINNETKRFHVYVRNRIDKIRRISKPAQWRYVPTGLNPADEATRSIPARNLQESLWLNGPPRKLLSQVDSDTSFPLVSPEEDKEVRALKTSTETTLGCHYFEKFSNWRDLKKAIRILKNSARLNDVVHNDNPVSEEESQIFIIRTLQNEMFQKEIEALHSGLPLPRQSTILSLSPYLDDLGVLRVGGRLRNAKMNLMQTNPIIIPKHHVSGLIVRYYHEKVHHQGRQMTEGAIRNAGFWLIGSKKLVTSHIHHCVKCRKLRGRQEEQRMADLPAERFDIAPPFTNIGVDVFGPWTISTRKTRGGQANSKRWALMITCLVVRAVHIEILEEMASSCFINALRRFCAIRGEVKMIRSDCGTNFIGSVKDLNANVISVEARPVREYLIENRINWVFNPPHSSHIGGVWERVIGLGHRIFNSLLDVKHLTHEVLTTLMAEVSSIMNARPLVPVSSDPGNPLPLTPNTLLTMKTDQTVLCFEMDNFNPKDLYK; translated from the coding sequence ATGGGAGTTGAAATTTATGAAACTATTCAAGATGAACTTGACTTGGATCTGAATCAAGTGACATTTTTCTCAGACAGTAAAGTCGTACTTGGATACATAAACAATGAAACCAAGAGATTTCATGTATACGTCAGAAATCGCATCGACAAGATCAGAAGAATTAGCAAACCTGCACAATGGAGATATGTTCCTACGGGTCTAAACCCAGCAGATGAAGCCACACGCTCTATACCTGCTAGAAACCTTCAAGAAAGTTTGTGGCTTAATGGACCGCCTAGAAAACTCCTAAGTCAAGTAGATTCAGATACTTCTTTCCCACTAGTTTCACCAGAAGAGGATAAAGAAGTCCGAGCCTTGAAAACGAGCACGGAGACAACATTAGGTTGTCATTATTTCGAGAAATTCTCAAATTGGAGAGATCTCAAGAAAGCGATTCGCATTCTTAAAAATTCAGCCAGGTTGAACGATGTAGTGCACAATGACAACCCTGTATCAGAAGAAGAGTCGCAGATCTTCATCATcagaacccttcaaaatgagaTGTTTCAAAAGGAAATAGAAGCATTACATTCAGGACTACCTTTGCCGAGACAGAGCACTATACTTTCTCTCTCCCCATATCTAGATGATCTTGGAGTACTGCGTGTAGGTGGTAGACTTCGAAATGCTAAGATGAACCTCATGCAAACAAATCCCATCATCATTCCCAAGCATCATGTATCTGGTTTGATAGTACGTTACTATCATGAAAAGGTTCACCACCAAGGTCGTCAAATGACAGAGGGCGCTATTCGAAATGCTGGCTTTTGGCTGATAGGCAGCAAAAAGCTTGTTACCTCTCATATACACCACTGTGTCAAGTGTCGTAAATTACGAGGCCGTCAAGAAGAACAAAGAATGGCGGACTTACCTGCTGAGAGATTTGACATTGCACCGCCATTTACCAACATCGGTGTGGATGTTTTTGGGCCCTGGACAATTTCCACGAGGAAGACGCGTGGTGGCCAAGCAAATTCCAAACGATGGGCATTGATGATCACCTGCCTAGTTGTACGTGCGGTCCACATAGAGATTCTGGAGGAGATGGCATCCTCGTGTTTCATTAACGCATTAAGACGCTTTTGTGCCATCAGAGGCGAAGTCAAGATGATAAGGTCAGATTGTGGAACGAACTTTATTGGGTCTGTAAAGGACTTGAACGCGAACGTCATTAGCGTAGAGGCACGACCTGTCAGAGAATATCTTATTGAGAACAGAATCAACTGGGTGTTCAATCCTCCCCACTCCTCACACATTGGTGGAGTGTGGGAGAGGGTGATTGGTTTGGGACATCGGATTTTCAACTCTCTTCTTGATGTCAAGCATTTAACACATGAAGTACTAACCACACTGATGGCAGAGGTTTCATCTATCATGAATGCGAGACCTTTAGTACCAGTGTCGTCTGATCCAGGAAATCCACTTCCTCTGACGCCCAACACTCTTCTAACCATGAAAACGGATCAAACTGTGCTGTGTTTCGAGATGGATAACTTTAATCCAAAGGATCTTTACAAATAG